The Channa argus isolate prfri chromosome 14, Channa argus male v1.0, whole genome shotgun sequence genome includes a window with the following:
- the LOC137098756 gene encoding integumentary mucin A.1-like isoform X2: protein MNCFGSRFFLLLGLFLLCDAQTAAPTTRATERSTSNTTKDVTPSSTPAPSTTSSSTSSASVTTTTAPIASATTASSQTSSRATSIPANGFTTSVPTAADFQTVTVHLKASVLSYNGENEDALSEALSKFLSQALLQHNCIGCTVAIKQMKRT, encoded by the exons ATGAATTGCTTTGGATCTCGCTTCTTTCTCCTGCTGGGTTTGTTTCTTCTCTGTGATG CTCAAACAGCAGCACCCACAACAAGAGCAACAG AACGCAGTACAAGCAATACAACAAAAGATGTGACCCCATCTTCAACACCTGCACCCAGTACAACAAGCAGCAGTACTTCATCTGCATCTGTGACCACAACCACAGCACCCATAGCGTCTGCTACAACAGCAAGCAGCCAAACAAGCAGCCGTGCCACATCTATACCAGCAAATGGCTTCACAACTTCAGTGCCTACAGCAGCAG ATTTCCAAACAGTGACTGTTCATCTCAAAGCATCGGTTTTATCCTATAATGGGGAAAATGAAGATGCACTTTCAGAAGCTTTATCGAAA tttCTATCCCAGGCTCTTCTCCAGCACAACTGTATCGGTTGCACCGTGGCGATCAAACAAATGAAACGCACCTGA
- the LOC137098815 gene encoding uncharacterized protein, which translates to MVSTTGVCAGPPALCCLGTNNSCRRVCFCDEACLQYKDCCPDYTSTCKQSPTTTSTPTFVRTVLSTSASTDVTPLSSSPLTSTTVSSTATRDTTGSPADVNTTTRHIGTSSRTTSAPADNTTAASTVGKSTSGADFTTTLGASSVTTSPADGSTSGVSNTTDSKTTSSYKDFQTVTLHLKATVLSHNGENEDALLEALSKFLSQDLLKKNCTGCTVAIKYIKRT; encoded by the exons ATGGTCTCTACAACAGGAG TTTGTGCAGGTCCACCAGCACTCTGTTGCCTTGGAACAAATAACAGCTGTAGaagagtgtgtttctgtgatgaAGCCTGCTTGCAATATAAAGACTGCTGTCCTGACTACACCTCCACATGTAAACAAT CACCCACTACAACGTCAACTCCGACGTTTGTCAGGACAGTACTCAGTACTTCAGCATCCACAGATGTGACCCCATTGTCATCCTCCCCACTCACATCGACAACAGTTTCCAGTACAGCAACCCGTGACACTACAGGTTCACCAGCAGATGTAAACACAACCACACGGCATATTGGGACAAGCAGTCGCACAACATCTGCACCAGCAGACAACACAACTGCAGCATCCACTGTTGGAAAATCTACAT CAGGAGCAGACTTCACGACAACTCTGGGTGCTAGTAGTGTTACAACTTCACCAGCAGATGGGAGCACATCTGGAGTTTCCAACACAACAGATTCTAAGACCACCAGCTCATATAAAG atTTCCAAACAGTAACTCTTCACCTAAAAGCAACAGTTTTATCCCACAATGGGGAAAATGAAGACGCACTCTTAGAGGCTTTATCTAAA TTTCTATCCCAGGACCTTCTCAAGAAGAACTGTACTGGTTGCACTGTGGCGATCAAATACATCAAACGCACTTGA
- the LOC137098756 gene encoding serine-rich adhesin for platelets-like isoform X1, whose product MNCFGSRFFLLLGLFLLCDAQTAAPTTRATGCAGPPVLCCSGQNASCFRGCYCDTFCVTFSDCCADFRLTCTSTALPRTTNTTRTSPTSALRNISLASSSTVSTTAATSQTNSISLTPADNSTYLPVSGKDVLKDEDTNSTLVDVTTTLTSTVSDTTTHNTTSRSTTSKLLEGSKTLATTVSSSTAASSTSRLVEKSTVSASTVSSTTASNTTSSSATSALLNMSTASASIISATTETRQTGSSTPLPADNNTSSAVSVEAAPRTSNTTVSVDVPTSLAFTVSTTSTTTSSDSTSTLLEVGKTSASSVSSSTAASDIYIQEEENIMSVSTTSSSTTSALHNVSTASASIISATTETRQTGSSTPIPAHNNTSSAVSVEAAPRTSNTTVSVDVPTSLAFTVSTTSTTTSSDSTSKLLEVGKTSASTASSSTAASGISRQEEENTMSVSTTSSSTTSALHNVSTASASIIPATTETRQTGISTPIPADNNTSSAVSVEAAPRTSNSTVSVDVPTSLAFTVSTTSTTTSSDSTSTLLEVGKTSASSVSSSTAASDIYIQEEENIMSVSTTSSSTTSALHNVSTASASIISATTETRQTGSSTPIPAHNNTSSAVSVEAAPRTSNTTVSVDVPTSLAFTVSTTSTTTSSDSTSKLLEVGKTSASTASSSTAASGISRQEEENTMSVSTTSSSTTSALHNVSTASASIIPATTETRQTGISTPIPADNNTSSAVSVEAAPRTSNSTVSVDVPTSLAFTVSTTSTTTSSDSTSKLLEVGKTSASTVSSSTAASGISRQEEENTMSVSTTSSSTTSALHNVSTASASIISATTATRQTGSSSSTPVDNGPPVTSVSAVVTAAPSTISSNTTSAPADMSTSISKISTTENSTTNSSTNFPLNTTLVPTVSDNIAASTTNHSMTPVNFSTASALPSSLITERSTSNTTKDVTPSSTPAPSTTSSSTSSASVTTTTAPIASATTASSQTSSRATSIPANGFTTSVPTAADFQTVTVHLKASVLSYNGENEDALSEALSKFLSQALLQHNCIGCTVAIKQMKRT is encoded by the exons ATGAATTGCTTTGGATCTCGCTTCTTTCTCCTGCTGGGTTTGTTTCTTCTCTGTGATG CTCAAACAGCAGCACCCACAACAAGAGCAACAG GCTGTGCAGGTCCACCAGTGCTGTGCTGCTCTGGTCAAAACGCCAGCTGTTTCAGAGGGTGTTACTGTGACACATTCTGCGTGACATTTAGTGACTGCTGTGCTGACTTCCGCTTAACCTGCACAT CTACGGCACTACCAAGGACTACCAACACAACAAGGACAAGTCCAACATCTGCACTACGGAATATAAGCTTAGCCTCAAGCTCCACAGTGTCTACTACTGCAGCAACCAGCCAGACAAACAGCATTTCACTTACACCTGCAGATAACAGCACATATTTACCAGTCTCTGGTAAAGATGTGCTCAAAGATGAAGATACTAACTCTACACTTGTAGATGTCACAACAACTTTAACATCCACAGTTTCTGATaccacaacacacaacacaacaagcaGATCTACAACTTCCAAATTATTGGAAGGGAGTAAAACGTTAGCAACAACAGTCTCTTCTAGTACAGCAGCCAGCAGTACATCTAGGCTGGTGGAAAAGAGTACAGTTTCAGCATCCACAGTGTCTTCAACAACAGCATCCAATACAACAAGCAGCAGTGCAACATCTGCACTACTGAACATGAGCACAGCCTCAGCCTCCATAATATCTGCTACTACAGAAACcaggcagacaggcagcagTACACCTTTACCCGCAGATAACAATACATCATCAGCAGTCTCTGTTGAAGCAGCTCCCAGAACAAGCAACACCACTGTATCTGTAGATGTCCCAACATCTTTAGCATTTACAGTTTCTACAACATCCACCACAACAAGCAGTGATTCAACATCTACACTGTTGGAAGTGGGTAAAACTTCAGCATCATCTGTATCTTCTAGTACAGCAGCCagtgatatatatatacaggAGGAAGAGAATATAATGTCAGTATCTACAACAAGTAGCAGTACTACATCTGCACTACACAACGTGAGCACAGCCTCAGCCTCCATAATATCTGCTACTACAGAAACcaggcagacaggcagcagTACACCTATACCCGCACATAACAATACATCATCAGCAGTCTCTGTTGAAGCAGCTCCCAGGACAAGCAACACCACTGTATCTGTAGATGTCCCAACATCTTTAGCATTTACAGTTTCTACAACATCCACCACAACAAGCAGTGATTCAACATCTAAACTGTTGGAAGTGGGTAAAACTTCAGCATCAACTGCCTCTTCTAGTACAGCAGCCAGTGGTATATCCAGACAGGAGGAAGAGAATACAATGTCAGTATCTACAACAAGTAGCAGTACTACATCTGCACTACACAACGTGAGCACAGCCTCAGCCTCCATAATACCTGCTACTACAGAAACCAGGCAGACAGGCATTAGTACACCTATACCCGCAGATAACAATACATCATCAGCAGTCTCTGTTGAAGCAGCTCCCAGGACAAGCAACAGCACTGTATCTGTAGATGTCCCAACATCTTTAGCATTTACAGTTTCTACAACATCCACCACAACAAGCAGTGATTCAACATCTACACTGTTGGAAGTGGGTAAAACTTCAGCATCATCTGTATCTTCTAGTACAGCAGCCagtgatatatatatacaggAGGAAGAGAATATAATGTCAGTATCTACAACAAGTAGCAGTACTACATCTGCACTACACAACGTGAGCACAGCCTCAGCCTCCATAATATCTGCTACTACAGAAACcaggcagacaggcagcagTACACCTATACCCGCACATAACAATACATCATCAGCAGTCTCTGTTGAAGCAGCTCCCAGGACAAGCAACACCACTGTATCTGTAGATGTCCCAACATCTTTAGCATTTACAGTTTCTACAACATCCACCACAACAAGCAGTGATTCAACATCTAAACTGTTGGAAGTGGGTAAAACTTCAGCATCAACTGCCTCTTCTAGTACAGCAGCCAGTGGTATATCCAGACAGGAGGAAGAGAATACAATGTCAGTATCTACAACAAGTAGCAGTACTACATCTGCACTACACAACGTGAGCACAGCCTCAGCCTCCATAATACCTGCTACTACAGAAACCAGGCAGACAGGCATTAGTACACCTATACCCGCAGATAACAATACATCATCAGCAGTCTCTGTTGAAGCAGCTCCCAGGACAAGCAACAGCACTGTATCTGTAGATGTCCCAACATCTTTAGCATTTACAGTTTCTACAACATCCACCACAACAAGCAGTGATTCAACATCTAAACTGTTGGAAGTGGGTAAAACTTCAGCATCAACTGTCTCTTCTAGTACAGCAGCCAGTGGTATATCTAGACAGGAGGAAGAGAATACAATGTCAGTATCTACAACAAGTAGCAGTACTACATCTGCACTACACAATGTGAGCACAGCCTCAGCCTCCATAATATCTGCTACTACAGCAACcaggcagacaggcagcagCTCCTCTACGCCTGTAGATAACGGTCCACCAGTCACATCAGTCTCAGCAGTTGTTACAGCAGCTCCCAGCACAATAAGCAGCAATACTACATCAGCCCCTGCAGATATGAGCACATCGATATCCAAAATTTCTACTACTGAAAACAGTACAACAAATAGTAGTACTAACTTCCCGCTAAATACAACATTAGTGCCTACAGTTTCTGATAATATAGCAGCAAGCACAACAAACCACAGTATGACACCAGTAAATTTCAGCACAGCATCAGCACTCCCAAGCTCTCTTATTACAGAACGCAGTACAAGCAATACAACAAAAGATGTGACCCCATCTTCAACACCTGCACCCAGTACAACAAGCAGCAGTACTTCATCTGCATCTGTGACCACAACCACAGCACCCATAGCGTCTGCTACAACAGCAAGCAGCCAAACAAGCAGCCGTGCCACATCTATACCAGCAAATGGCTTCACAACTTCAGTGCCTACAGCAGCAG ATTTCCAAACAGTGACTGTTCATCTCAAAGCATCGGTTTTATCCTATAATGGGGAAAATGAAGATGCACTTTCAGAAGCTTTATCGAAA tttCTATCCCAGGCTCTTCTCCAGCACAACTGTATCGGTTGCACCGTGGCGATCAAACAAATGAAACGCACCTGA